One genomic region from Bubalus bubalis isolate 160015118507 breed Murrah chromosome 24, NDDB_SH_1, whole genome shotgun sequence encodes:
- the SPN gene encoding leukosialin has product MPVALEMILLLLLFGSMGAENLTEVSPRSSPLWTSKATIASLSSVSETLPFNLVTTSLTTNKVSKMSDNPEHQILPPSSIPYIANVVSSPETSPTASRGSPVSESTISQEDSIKSIKPMEISDAPSTTGVSVMKPTGFPTMTSETMATSPLETSNGTSGTSPLETSSATSKVLLTMATNSLEISGGTSRPPVTMATSSLETASGTSKVLLTMATSSLELSGGTSRPPVTMATSSLETASGTSKVLLTMATSSLELSGGTSRPPVTMATSSLETSSGTREPLVTTATSSVKTISMTSGSPVIMKTSSPKTSKGTSGLLSTMPATSLKTPMGTSGSTSHEVTTFSPNTSTNISRRDKLIPAQGTKGTLLVAVLVALLVVVVLVALILLWLRRQKRKTGVLTLGSSWKRNGAVDAWAGVAQVPDEEAMTATEGASGGNNDSDGPHREGSGQRPTLTTFFGRRKSRQGSMALEELKAGPASSLKGEEEPLVCNEDEGAEAPTSNGPEAREVKTP; this is encoded by the coding sequence ATGCCCGTTGCTTTGGAAATgatcctgcttctcctcctcttcGGGAGCATGGGGGCAGAAAACCTGACTGAAGTGTCTCCAAGAAGCTCTCCTTTGTGGACATCTAAAGCCACAATAGCCTCTCTTTCTTCGGTCTCTGAGACCCTACCTTTCAACTTAGTGACAACCAGTCTTACAACAAACAAGGTCTCTAAGATGAGTGATAACCCTGAGCACCAGATCTTACCGCCTTCCTCGATTCCCTATATAGCCAATGTGGTGTCCTCTCCTGAAACTTCCCCCACTGCCAGCAGGGGCAGTCCTGTATCTGAGTCAACAATCTCCCAGGAAGATTCAATCAAGTCAATAAAGCCCATGGAAATCTCTGATGCCCCCAGCACAACTGGTGTCTCAGTAATGAAACCTACAGGATTCCCTACTATGACTAGTGAAACCATGGCAACTAGCCCTCTGGAGACCTCCAATGGGACCAGTGGAACTAGCCCTCTGGAGACCTCCAGTGCGACCAGCAAAGTCCTATTAACTATGGCAACTAACTCTCTGGAGATCTCTGGTGGGACCAGTAGACCTCCTGTCACCATGGCAACAAGCTCTCTGGAGACCGCCAGTGGGACCAGCAAAGTCCTGTTAACTATGGCAACTAGCTCTCTGGAGCTCTCTGGTGGGACCAGTAGACCTCCTGTCACCATGGCAACAAGCTCTCTGGAGACCGCCAGTGGGACCAGCAAAGTCCTGTTAACTATGGCAACTAGCTCTCTGGAGCTCTCTGGTGGGACCAGTAGACCTCCTGTCACCATGGCAACAAGCTCTCTGGAGACCTCCAGTGGGACCAGGGAACCCCTTGTCACCACGGCAACTAGCTCTGTGAAGACCATCAGTATGACCAGTGGATCCCCTGTCATCATGAAAACTAGCTCTCCTAAGACCTCCAAGGGGACCAGTGGACTCCTGAGCACCATGCCAGCTACCTCTCTCAAGACTCCCATGGGGACCAGTGGCTCCACTAGCCATGAAGTAACAACATTCAGCCCCAATACCTCCACAAACATAAGCAGGAGGGACAAACTAATTCCAGCTCAGGGGACAAAAGGCACCTTGCTGGTGGCTGTGCTTGTGGCCCTGCTGGTGGTCGTTGTCCTCGTGGCCTTAATCCTGTTGTGGCTCCGGCGGCAGAAGCGGAAGACAGGAGTCCTGACACTGGGCAGCAGTTGGAAACGCAATGGGGCGGTAGATGCCTGGGCTGGGGTCGCCCAGGTGCCTGATGAGGAGGCCATGACAGCCACAGAGGGAGCGTCTGGGGGGAACAACGACTCTGATGGCCCCCACAGGGAGGGGTCTGGCCAGCGACCCACACTCACCACTTTCTTTGGTAGACGGAAGTCTCGCCAGGGCTCCATGGCGCTGGAGGAGCTAAAGGCAGGGCCAGCCTCCAGCTTAAAGGGGGAAGAGGAGCCGCTGGTGTGCAACGAGGATGAGGGTGCAGAGGCCCCTACTTCTAATGGGCCAGAAGCGAGAGAGGTGAAGACCCCTTAA